The proteins below are encoded in one region of Chloroflexota bacterium:
- the rpiB gene encoding ribose 5-phosphate isomerase B, translating into MADKSKPIVIASDHFGRHLKNALRDYLVAKGFQVDDLGVNSDDPVDYPDVGAPVAEIVSAGKYDRGILICGTGAGMAIVANKIPNVRAVCVTDPYTAERARASNDAQIITFGSQVMGVETAKKLVDIWLDSEFQGGRSLPKVIKLKQLDEKYRKPVNGQD; encoded by the coding sequence ATGGCAGATAAAAGCAAACCGATTGTGATCGCGTCGGATCATTTTGGGCGGCATTTGAAAAACGCGTTGCGCGATTATTTAGTCGCCAAGGGTTTCCAGGTTGATGATCTGGGTGTGAATAGCGACGACCCAGTGGATTATCCCGATGTCGGCGCGCCGGTCGCAGAAATCGTGAGCGCGGGCAAATATGATCGCGGCATCCTCATTTGCGGCACTGGCGCGGGGATGGCGATTGTCGCCAACAAAATTCCGAACGTTCGCGCGGTGTGTGTGACCGATCCGTACACGGCGGAACGTGCGCGCGCGAGCAACGACGCGCAGATCATCACGTTCGGCAGTCAGGTGATGGGTGTCGAGACCGCGAAAAAACTCGTGGATATTTGGCTCGATAGCGAATTTCAAGGTGGACGTTCTTTGCCCAAAGTCATCAAGTTGAAACAGCTCGACGAAAAGTACCGCAAGCCGGTCAATGGACAGGACTAG
- a CDS encoding GntR family transcriptional regulator — protein MSSTYRTMQEIAYDAIREAILEGRYQPGQRLVTDDLAKELSVSRMPIREALHRLQVVGLVTSAPHRGTNVSKLSESEIIEIYHIRAVLEGLAARLATPHLTTTEHQRLNELVDAMSGCSPTQDMERILQLNHEFHRIIWEAARAPRLLALMENLHDASRRYRRTSLRLPGRMNQIAREHRKIVQALSKRDAIAAEQFANEHHETTAQLLLSSIEPPREVEKSNRSTGWQIKANRL, from the coding sequence ATGTCATCCACGTACCGCACGATGCAGGAAATCGCATACGATGCTATTCGCGAGGCGATCTTGGAAGGTCGTTACCAACCGGGTCAACGCCTTGTCACTGACGATCTCGCCAAAGAGTTGAGCGTGAGTCGGATGCCGATTCGCGAGGCATTGCATCGTCTCCAAGTTGTGGGACTCGTGACGAGCGCGCCGCATCGCGGCACGAACGTCAGCAAACTTTCGGAATCCGAGATTATCGAAATCTATCACATCCGCGCGGTGCTCGAAGGTCTCGCGGCGCGCTTGGCGACGCCGCACCTGACGACAACAGAGCATCAGCGATTGAACGAGTTGGTAGATGCGATGAGCGGATGCTCGCCGACCCAGGATATGGAGCGCATCCTCCAGTTGAACCACGAGTTTCACCGGATTATCTGGGAGGCGGCGCGCGCGCCGCGCTTGCTCGCGTTGATGGAAAATCTCCACGATGCGAGTCGGCGGTATCGCCGTACCAGTTTGCGCTTGCCTGGACGAATGAATCAAATCGCACGCGAGCATCGCAAGATCGTTCAGGCGTTGAGCAAGCGCGACGCGATTGCCGCGGAACAATTTGCGAATGAGCATCACGAAACGACCGCTCAACTTTTACTGAGTTCCATCGAACCGCCGCGTGAGGTGGAAAAATCAAATAGGAGTACGGGATGGCAGATAAAAGCAAACCGATTGTGA
- a CDS encoding sugar phosphate isomerase/epimerase: protein MNTHWSAYLTLSIVHFMAFPETIRGEGPIVETVAKIAEDDFFTGIEVAWIKDAEKRKQVKAILASAHLASVFGAQPALISQKLDLNSADSAMRARAVAQMKECIDMAADLETARLALLSGFDPGESTRAEAFNWLADSINQICAYGRAHGVGITLEIFDREVDVRALLGPVHECAEFAARIKRDYPDFGLMYDLSHQPLLKEKTIPALWTLKDHLAHVHVGNCVTAEGRPAFGDKHPRFGFPDSANDVAQLAEFLRGLFAIGYLPKEPGATKPWVGIEVKPQPGESSELLLAGTRRVWTEAWARA, encoded by the coding sequence ATGAACACACATTGGAGCGCGTATCTTACACTGAGCATCGTCCATTTCATGGCATTCCCGGAAACGATTCGCGGCGAAGGACCGATCGTCGAAACCGTCGCCAAGATCGCCGAAGATGATTTCTTCACCGGCATCGAAGTGGCGTGGATCAAAGACGCGGAGAAACGGAAACAGGTCAAGGCGATTCTCGCGAGCGCACATCTGGCGAGCGTGTTTGGCGCGCAACCCGCGCTCATTTCGCAGAAACTCGATTTGAACTCGGCTGATTCGGCGATGCGTGCCCGCGCGGTCGCACAAATGAAAGAGTGCATTGATATGGCAGCCGATCTCGAAACTGCGCGCCTCGCGCTCCTCAGCGGCTTTGATCCCGGCGAATCCACGCGCGCCGAGGCATTCAACTGGCTCGCCGATTCGATCAACCAGATTTGCGCGTACGGTCGCGCTCACGGCGTCGGCATTACCCTGGAAATTTTCGACCGCGAGGTGGATGTGCGGGCGTTGCTCGGTCCCGTGCACGAGTGCGCGGAATTCGCGGCGCGCATCAAACGCGACTATCCGGATTTCGGTTTGATGTACGATTTGAGCCACCAACCGTTGTTGAAAGAGAAAACGATTCCGGCGTTGTGGACATTGAAAGATCACTTGGCGCATGTGCATGTCGGCAATTGCGTGACGGCGGAGGGCAGACCGGCATTCGGCGATAAACATCCGCGCTTTGGTTTTCCGGACAGCGCGAACGATGTCGCGCAGTTGGCAGAATTTTTGCGCGGCTTGTTCGCGATTGGTTATCTGCCCAAAGAGCCGGGCGCGACCAAACCCTGGGTCGGCATCGAAGTGAAACCGCAACCGGGCGAATCGAGCGAATTGTTGCTCGCCGGCACGCGCAGGGTATGGACCGAAGCGTGGGCGCGCGCGTAA
- a CDS encoding DUF1116 domain-containing protein: MSVSASNQNAVAAMQAARPVLADIRAAREVIPELNARTLLHAGPPVMWENMVDVQRGAVLGALLYEEWARSADAAAQLMASGNVRLIPCNDVDAVGGLAGITSPSMPVAVVEDAAGSQVAFCRLWEPRLIFGNHDADTLKLLQWLERVFAPTLTQALHRAGKLDLFGIIAKALHMGDDCHSRLYAGSSIFLRTLLPHLVRADVSSNDLSSVIDFLAANDGAFLTFVMASAKVIALAGSNVPGSSIVTTICSNGRETGIYLSGTGKRWFTGPAPVVEGVLLPGITPADASPQIGDSAIAEVVGLGGCALAAAPESSSNVRGKLDDAIALSRTAINIAVAQNSAWTIPALGFAGTALGLDARLIVAQNTLPPLAATIPHRRAGGGRAGAGISRFPISIFEQALAALPESSGRGIR; this comes from the coding sequence GTGTCTGTATCAGCGTCAAATCAGAACGCCGTCGCCGCGATGCAAGCCGCGCGCCCGGTGCTTGCCGATATTCGCGCAGCGCGCGAGGTGATTCCCGAATTGAACGCGCGCACGTTGTTGCACGCGGGTCCGCCGGTCATGTGGGAAAACATGGTGGATGTTCAGCGCGGCGCGGTGCTCGGCGCATTGTTGTACGAAGAGTGGGCGCGGTCCGCCGATGCCGCCGCGCAATTGATGGCGTCGGGGAATGTGCGTCTGATTCCTTGCAACGATGTTGACGCGGTCGGCGGACTTGCCGGCATCACCTCGCCTTCGATGCCGGTCGCCGTCGTCGAAGACGCGGCAGGAAGCCAGGTCGCGTTTTGCCGATTGTGGGAACCACGTTTGATTTTTGGCAACCACGACGCGGACACGCTCAAATTGTTGCAATGGCTCGAACGCGTCTTTGCGCCGACGCTGACCCAGGCATTGCATCGCGCTGGCAAGCTTGATTTATTTGGAATCATCGCCAAAGCACTGCATATGGGCGACGATTGTCACAGTCGCTTGTATGCCGGCTCCTCGATTTTTTTGCGGACGCTATTGCCGCATCTCGTTCGCGCGGATGTGTCGAGCAATGATCTATCAAGTGTAATTGATTTTCTTGCGGCGAATGACGGTGCATTCCTCACTTTCGTGATGGCATCGGCAAAGGTCATCGCGCTTGCCGGCAGTAATGTCCCCGGCAGTAGTATCGTCACGACGATTTGTAGCAACGGTCGCGAGACCGGCATTTATTTGAGCGGCACGGGCAAGCGTTGGTTCACCGGACCCGCGCCCGTTGTCGAAGGTGTTCTCTTGCCCGGCATCACGCCGGCTGACGCGTCACCGCAAATTGGTGACAGCGCGATTGCCGAAGTGGTCGGCTTGGGCGGATGCGCGCTAGCCGCCGCGCCGGAATCGTCGTCGAATGTGCGCGGCAAATTGGACGACGCCATCGCGTTGAGTCGTACCGCGATCAACATCGCAGTCGCGCAAAATTCGGCGTGGACGATCCCGGCATTGGGATTCGCCGGCACCGCGCTCGGACTCGACGCGCGTCTCATCGTCGCGCAAAACACCTTGCCTCCTCTCGCGGCAACGATTCCACATCGGCGCGCCGGCGGCGGCAGAGCCGGCGCGGGCATCTCGCGTTTTCCGATTTCGATTTTCGAGCAAGCCCTCGCGGCTTTGCCGGAATCGTCGGGGCGAGGAATTCGCTAA
- a CDS encoding cupin domain-containing protein: MKLVNVATNPVVPTPDHTGASAQEIAGPMAGAQTCIVKLGVFEPGGESIFHIHPRSEQILYILEGELTFMDGQRNKFTAKPGQALFVPIGEEHAAFNLGSQIAVYVAVTAPPE, translated from the coding sequence TTGAAACTGGTTAATGTTGCAACGAACCCCGTCGTCCCCACGCCCGATCACACTGGCGCATCCGCGCAAGAAATCGCCGGACCGATGGCGGGCGCACAGACGTGCATCGTCAAGCTGGGTGTGTTCGAACCGGGCGGCGAATCCATTTTTCACATTCACCCGCGCTCGGAGCAAATTTTGTACATCCTCGAAGGCGAGCTGACCTTTATGGATGGTCAGCGGAACAAGTTCACGGCGAAACCTGGGCAAGCGTTGTTCGTTCCCATCGGCGAAGAACATGCCGCGTTCAACCTGGGTTCGCAAATAGCGGTGTACGTCGCGGTGACCGCGCCGCCGGAATAG
- a CDS encoding sugar ABC transporter substrate-binding protein: MKKLIVFALLIVVALVVMTGCAPATPAPQVPAPTTAAGAPTAAAAAPAGAKAAVPCKISTTDPVTNFDPKVTGKKRYKIAVVFKNFLPVWMTHQKAAEQAGKDMGVDITVLTPTKADNVEEQVRILEDLINKDVDGVVLAPTNTQAIAVGIKKLNAAGIPVVYDNTMGSGGDYVAYVGVDNIKVGEVLGEEMAKRMGGKGKLLALEGVPGQQTSDDRIKGIKNVMAKYPGIEYAVQTAHWQMAEGQTVAQDYLQRWPDIKGIVGVGGNMSEGAAEALTSAGKIKDVVIGSFDVQEPTVKAMQAGKVAFTISQDVKNQAYYSVAAMVKCLNGEAVPQQIRTNTVIVTPDIAEKYKEY, encoded by the coding sequence ATGAAAAAGCTCATCGTGTTCGCGCTGTTGATCGTCGTCGCGCTTGTTGTGATGACCGGCTGCGCGCCAGCAACCCCAGCGCCTCAAGTGCCCGCGCCAACTACAGCGGCTGGCGCACCGACTGCTGCTGCGGCGGCGCCCGCTGGCGCTAAAGCGGCTGTGCCGTGCAAGATTAGCACGACTGATCCAGTAACCAATTTTGATCCCAAGGTCACCGGGAAGAAACGCTACAAGATCGCCGTCGTGTTCAAGAATTTCTTGCCCGTCTGGATGACACACCAAAAAGCCGCCGAGCAAGCCGGCAAGGACATGGGCGTTGACATTACCGTTCTGACGCCCACCAAAGCCGACAACGTCGAAGAACAAGTTCGCATTCTCGAAGATTTGATCAACAAGGATGTGGATGGCGTCGTCCTCGCGCCCACGAATACGCAAGCCATCGCGGTCGGCATCAAGAAACTCAACGCCGCCGGTATTCCGGTCGTGTACGACAACACGATGGGTTCGGGCGGCGACTATGTCGCGTACGTCGGCGTGGACAACATTAAGGTTGGCGAAGTGCTCGGCGAGGAAATGGCAAAGCGCATGGGTGGCAAGGGCAAACTCTTGGCGTTGGAAGGTGTGCCAGGTCAGCAAACCTCGGATGATCGCATCAAAGGCATCAAGAATGTCATGGCAAAATATCCTGGCATCGAATACGCCGTCCAGACCGCGCACTGGCAGATGGCAGAAGGTCAAACCGTCGCCCAGGATTATCTGCAACGCTGGCCCGACATCAAGGGTATTGTGGGCGTGGGCGGCAACATGTCCGAAGGCGCCGCTGAAGCGTTGACCTCCGCCGGCAAGATCAAGGATGTCGTCATTGGCAGTTTTGACGTGCAAGAACCCACCGTCAAGGCGATGCAAGCCGGCAAAGTCGCATTCACGATTTCCCAGGATGTGAAGAATCAGGCGTACTATAGCGTCGCGGCGATGGTCAAATGTTTGAACGGCGAAGCCGTGCCGCAGCAGATTCGCACGAACACCGTTATCGTCACGCCCGACATCGCAGAAAAATACAAAGAGTACTAG
- a CDS encoding ABC transporter permease, translating to MSDISVARTRAGRLDLRFLYSGSRLIVLALLCIGMTILSPVFFTPTNLLNVLTVASVLIILAIGQTTVILTAGIDLSIGAVVSICGVLTGILLRAEVPFPIVIVAALILGSVLGFFNGLMVAIVRLPAFVATYGMMWVASGFALVILNGIVISAFDPTFRFLGVGNVFGIPTPIIVMLLFWSLAYTLLRRTTFGRSMYAVGANPEAARMSGIKKDRTLVLAYLFSGFMSALGAVVLVARVNASEPNMGDAYLLPTVAAVVIGGTSLFGGQGGLVGTLIGALIMTIVQNGMVLLGIKSEWQTFVLGALIVIAVLLDQWVRKSLPEET from the coding sequence ATGAGCGACATCAGTGTTGCGCGAACACGCGCCGGACGTTTGGATTTGCGCTTTCTCTACAGCGGTTCGCGTTTGATCGTTTTGGCGCTGTTGTGCATCGGGATGACGATTCTATCGCCGGTCTTTTTCACGCCGACCAACTTGTTGAACGTCCTGACCGTTGCGAGTGTCCTGATCATTCTCGCCATCGGACAAACGACCGTCATCCTCACCGCCGGCATTGATCTCTCGATTGGCGCGGTGGTCTCGATCTGTGGTGTGCTGACCGGCATCCTGCTGCGCGCCGAGGTGCCGTTTCCCATCGTCATCGTTGCCGCGTTGATCCTGGGGAGTGTGCTCGGTTTCTTTAACGGTTTGATGGTTGCCATCGTGCGCCTCCCCGCGTTTGTCGCGACGTATGGCATGATGTGGGTGGCGTCCGGCTTTGCGCTCGTGATCTTGAACGGCATCGTCATCTCCGCCTTCGATCCGACATTTCGCTTCCTGGGAGTCGGCAATGTGTTCGGCATTCCCACGCCGATCATCGTCATGTTGTTGTTCTGGTCGTTGGCGTACACCTTGTTACGGCGAACAACGTTTGGACGTTCCATGTATGCGGTCGGCGCGAATCCTGAAGCCGCGCGTATGTCGGGCATCAAAAAAGATCGTACGTTGGTTCTCGCGTACTTGTTCAGCGGGTTCATGTCCGCGCTCGGCGCAGTGGTGCTCGTCGCGCGCGTGAATGCGTCGGAACCAAACATGGGTGACGCGTATTTGCTCCCGACGGTCGCGGCAGTCGTCATCGGCGGCACGAGTTTGTTCGGCGGGCAAGGCGGTCTGGTCGGCACGTTGATCGGCGCGCTCATCATGACGATTGTGCAGAACGGCATGGTCTTGCTGGGCATCAAATCCGAGTGGCAGACCTTTGTCCTGGGCGCGTTGATCGTCATCGCCGTGTTGTTAGATCAATGGGTTCGCAAGTCGTTGCCAGAGGAAACGTGA
- a CDS encoding ABC transporter permease: MQKSLIQTKFWKSVPPVVWVVLLMLIFFGVAAPGFFTVRNIISIVLQGSVLLMVSVAATFVLLSEGIDLSLGSLLTLSGVMAALSLQAGAPFLVAIAVGILTGVVCGAVTGALVAFAKLPPFIATLGMQGMAGGLAVVLTSASAIYIEAPEYVHLGGGTLGIIPMPAIIALLVFVGSWIVLYHTSFGRYVISIGGNENGSRLSGVSTNWWKFAIYVFAGALTAIGGVVMSARLQSAEPLVGVGWEFDAIAATVLGGTSFERGNGSVGGTVIGVALIAVLRNGLNFVGLTTMWQPAVIGVVIISAIVFDVMLKRRGTVQ; this comes from the coding sequence ATGCAAAAATCACTGATCCAAACCAAGTTCTGGAAAAGTGTGCCCCCGGTCGTGTGGGTGGTACTGCTGATGTTGATCTTTTTTGGTGTCGCCGCGCCGGGCTTTTTCACCGTGCGAAATATTATCAGCATCGTCCTGCAAGGATCGGTGCTCTTGATGGTTTCAGTTGCAGCGACGTTCGTGCTGCTGAGCGAGGGCATTGATCTTTCGTTGGGCAGTTTGCTCACTTTGTCGGGGGTGATGGCGGCGCTCTCGCTCCAAGCCGGCGCGCCTTTCCTGGTCGCCATCGCCGTCGGAATCCTGACCGGCGTAGTGTGTGGCGCGGTGACCGGCGCACTCGTTGCCTTCGCCAAGTTGCCGCCGTTCATCGCAACACTCGGCATGCAAGGAATGGCAGGCGGGCTTGCCGTCGTCCTGACGAGCGCGTCTGCGATTTACATCGAAGCGCCGGAGTACGTTCATCTCGGCGGCGGGACCCTGGGAATCATCCCCATGCCCGCGATCATCGCGTTGTTGGTGTTCGTCGGGTCGTGGATTGTCCTGTACCACACCTCCTTTGGACGCTATGTCATTTCGATTGGCGGGAATGAGAACGGCTCGCGCTTGTCGGGCGTGAGTACGAACTGGTGGAAATTTGCCATCTACGTTTTTGCTGGCGCGCTTACCGCGATTGGCGGCGTCGTGATGTCCGCGCGACTCCAATCCGCCGAACCGCTCGTCGGCGTGGGTTGGGAATTTGACGCGATTGCCGCGACGGTTTTAGGCGGCACGAGTTTCGAGCGCGGCAACGGCAGTGTGGGCGGGACCGTGATCGGCGTGGCGTTGATCGCTGTCTTGCGCAACGGATTGAACTTTGTTGGCTTGACGACGATGTGGCAGCCAGCGGTGATCGGCGTCGTCATCATTTCCGCGATTGTGTTCGACGTGATGCTCAAGCGAAGGGGGACAGTGCAATGA
- a CDS encoding sugar ABC transporter ATP-binding protein, with protein MAEQLLLKAEGITKNFPGVLALDKVDFGLMPGEVHVLLGENGAGKSTLMKVLVGAYHPDAGKIIFQGQEVRFATPRQAQQLGISIIYQEFNLIPYMNVAQNIFLGRFPKRWGLLDHAKMHAEACTLLASLNMDIDTHAKVVDLGTAQQQMVEVAKALSMSSKVLIMDEPTASLTEREIEQLFATIHRLKKHGIGIVYISHRLQEVHQIGDRVTVLRDGKYVGTRDIHSVDLDELVGMMVGRTITQMFHRDYQPQGTEALRVKALSRGKKLHDINMNLHCGEIVGLAGLVGAGRTELARAIFGVDTYDQGELFVFGNSVKSNSPAKMVELGVGLLPEDRKAHGLALVLPLAENVVMASLHRLFPRRFVSNGKEREVVAKYVQDLRIATPSIARLAQYLSGGTQQKVVLAKWLCTQSKVFIFDEPTRGIDVGAKAEIHNFMNELVKQGAAVLMISSDLPEILGMSDRIYVMREGCIVAEVPRQDATQESIVAYAMGHQVDARFQRKNGNGATGEEKIATAGTDVPANVK; from the coding sequence ATGGCAGAACAGCTCTTGTTGAAAGCGGAAGGAATTACCAAAAACTTTCCGGGCGTGCTGGCTCTCGACAAAGTTGATTTCGGTTTGATGCCCGGCGAGGTACACGTCTTGCTTGGCGAGAATGGCGCGGGCAAATCTACCTTGATGAAAGTGCTGGTCGGCGCGTACCACCCGGACGCCGGCAAAATTATCTTCCAGGGTCAAGAAGTTCGCTTTGCGACGCCGCGTCAAGCCCAGCAACTCGGCATCAGCATCATTTACCAAGAGTTCAACCTCATCCCCTACATGAACGTCGCCCAAAACATTTTCCTCGGGCGCTTCCCCAAACGCTGGGGCTTACTCGATCATGCCAAAATGCACGCCGAAGCATGCACTCTGTTAGCCAGTCTCAACATGGATATTGACACCCATGCCAAGGTTGTAGACCTGGGAACCGCGCAACAGCAGATGGTCGAAGTCGCCAAAGCCCTCTCGATGAGTTCCAAGGTGCTCATCATGGACGAGCCGACCGCGTCGCTGACCGAGCGCGAGATCGAGCAACTCTTCGCGACGATTCATCGGCTCAAAAAACATGGCATCGGCATTGTCTACATCTCGCATCGCTTGCAAGAAGTCCACCAAATTGGTGATCGCGTCACTGTGCTGCGCGACGGCAAATATGTCGGCACGCGGGACATTCACTCGGTTGACCTGGATGAACTCGTCGGCATGATGGTCGGACGCACCATCACGCAAATGTTTCATCGCGATTATCAGCCCCAAGGAACTGAAGCGTTGCGCGTCAAGGCGTTATCGCGCGGCAAAAAATTACACGACATCAACATGAATCTGCATTGCGGCGAAATTGTCGGGCTTGCCGGTCTCGTCGGCGCGGGACGCACCGAACTCGCGCGCGCGATTTTTGGCGTGGATACCTACGACCAGGGTGAATTGTTCGTCTTTGGCAACTCCGTCAAATCGAATTCGCCGGCGAAAATGGTGGAACTGGGTGTTGGACTGTTGCCCGAAGATCGCAAGGCGCATGGCTTGGCGCTTGTGTTGCCTCTGGCGGAAAACGTCGTGATGGCGAGTTTGCATCGTTTGTTCCCGCGCCGGTTTGTGAGCAACGGCAAAGAGCGTGAGGTCGTCGCGAAATATGTCCAGGATTTGAGAATTGCTACTCCTTCGATCGCGCGTCTCGCGCAGTACCTGTCCGGCGGTACGCAACAAAAAGTCGTGCTCGCCAAATGGCTGTGTACCCAGTCCAAAGTTTTTATCTTCGACGAACCGACGCGCGGGATTGACGTGGGCGCGAAAGCCGAGATTCACAATTTCATGAACGAACTGGTGAAGCAAGGCGCGGCGGTATTGATGATCTCGTCCGACCTGCCGGAAATCCTGGGAATGAGCGATCGGATTTACGTGATGCGCGAGGGGTGCATCGTTGCGGAGGTGCCGCGCCAGGACGCGACCCAGGAAAGCATTGTCGCGTACGCGATGGGACACCAGGTAGACGCCCGCTTTCAACGCAAGAATGGCAACGGGGCAACCGGCGAAGAAAAAATCGCGACGGCAGGGACGGATGTTCCCGCGAACGTCAAGTGA
- a CDS encoding alcohol dehydrogenase catalytic domain-containing protein, with protein MAIPTTMRAAVLYGQNDLRVQDYPVPIPGPLEVLLKVYACAICGTDPRLIGHGWNPMPNYGIFIPGHEYSGQIVAVGEGVTQFQAGDRVAIESHKGCGHCINCKRGRYTICLNYGKPETGHRHYGFTTNGGYAQYVVNHISNLYKIADSVSYEEAALITTAACVHFALDNVGGLMGGETVAVLGPGPIGLMAVQLVKALGASKVILTGTRDDRLAMGKRLGADVVVNVNNQDPVQVVKNETGGLGAELIVECSGHPVAAAQAIEMAMRGARISFVGDPVEMPRINLKKFVLDDLRAAGVRGEGMADCGRSLALLGSGKICAKPLITHHFSLEQINEGFQTFIQRKGGALKVIIQPNGDE; from the coding sequence ATGGCAATACCAACGACGATGCGCGCGGCTGTTCTTTATGGTCAGAACGACTTGCGAGTTCAAGACTATCCTGTGCCCATACCCGGTCCCTTGGAAGTGCTCCTGAAAGTGTACGCATGCGCGATTTGTGGTACGGATCCGCGCCTGATCGGGCATGGTTGGAACCCCATGCCCAACTATGGGATCTTTATTCCCGGGCATGAATATAGCGGACAGATTGTCGCCGTGGGCGAGGGCGTGACTCAGTTTCAAGCGGGTGATCGCGTTGCGATTGAAAGCCACAAGGGTTGTGGGCATTGCATCAATTGCAAGCGCGGACGCTACACGATTTGTCTCAACTATGGTAAGCCAGAAACCGGGCATCGGCATTACGGCTTTACAACGAATGGCGGGTACGCGCAGTACGTGGTGAATCACATCAGCAACCTGTACAAAATCGCGGACTCGGTTTCGTACGAAGAAGCCGCACTCATCACCACCGCGGCGTGCGTTCACTTTGCGCTCGACAATGTGGGCGGGTTGATGGGCGGCGAAACCGTCGCCGTCCTGGGTCCTGGTCCGATTGGTCTGATGGCGGTGCAGTTGGTCAAGGCGCTGGGGGCGTCCAAAGTGATTTTGACCGGTACGCGCGATGATCGCCTTGCGATGGGCAAGCGATTAGGCGCGGATGTCGTCGTCAACGTCAACAATCAAGACCCGGTTCAAGTCGTGAAGAATGAAACCGGCGGTCTGGGTGCGGAATTGATCGTCGAATGTTCCGGGCATCCGGTCGCCGCGGCGCAAGCGATTGAAATGGCGATGCGCGGTGCGCGCATTTCGTTCGTCGGCGATCCGGTCGAAATGCCGCGGATCAACCTCAAGAAATTTGTGCTCGACGATTTACGGGCGGCGGGTGTGCGCGGCGAAGGCATGGCGGACTGCGGACGTAGTCTCGCGTTGCTCGGCTCGGGGAAAATTTGCGCCAAGCCGTTGATCACACATCACTTTTCGTTGGAACAGATCAACGAAGGATTCCAGACGTTTATCCAACGCAAGGGTGGCGCGCTCAAAGTGATCATCCAACCAAATGGTGACGAATAA
- a CDS encoding aminopeptidase P family protein gives MDRERVRRLQSIMAKDGVDVLLCRLPENVLYATGYWPVIGASLAIVPANGDATLIMPYSELDYATAGWVTDQRTFRFITMQALANPTAQTQALLRDLWAEKNYGNATVGYEGNFELVAGNNVAAEARVVTEATIHALKQALPQTRFVDATNVIKHSRIVKSQTEIAQIRITNQVASMGYDAAREMIAAGVREAEIAGAVEGRIYGRGVGYKNVTRSRGYCFVMSGVNSVNSWRPFCVSTDKRLAWGEPVLVELDAMTNGYFNDLTRTFFVGTPDAKAKSIFDAVQEAVNTVIAAVKPGVRCADLDAIARRVIDRAGFGEYFNHQLGHGVGLQFHEPPTLHPASTDVLEEGMVFAIEPAIYIPGFGGVRLEDNLAVTKTGCENLCPFPQRVD, from the coding sequence GGCCCGTCATCGGCGCATCGCTTGCCATCGTGCCGGCGAATGGCGATGCGACGCTCATCATGCCGTACTCGGAATTGGATTACGCGACGGCGGGCTGGGTGACGGACCAGCGGACGTTTCGTTTCATCACCATGCAGGCGTTGGCAAATCCAACCGCGCAAACCCAAGCGTTGTTGCGCGACCTGTGGGCGGAGAAAAACTATGGCAACGCGACGGTCGGCTACGAAGGCAATTTCGAACTCGTTGCCGGCAACAACGTCGCGGCGGAAGCGCGCGTCGTGACCGAAGCGACGATCCACGCGCTCAAGCAAGCGTTGCCGCAAACCCGGTTCGTGGATGCGACCAACGTCATCAAGCACTCGCGCATCGTCAAATCGCAAACAGAGATCGCGCAGATTCGCATCACGAACCAAGTCGCTTCGATGGGCTATGATGCCGCGCGCGAAATGATCGCGGCGGGCGTGCGCGAAGCCGAAATCGCCGGCGCAGTTGAGGGACGCATCTATGGACGCGGCGTCGGGTACAAAAACGTGACGCGTTCGCGTGGTTATTGCTTCGTCATGTCTGGTGTGAATTCCGTCAATTCGTGGCGACCGTTTTGTGTTTCGACCGACAAACGATTGGCGTGGGGTGAACCGGTGTTGGTCGAACTCGACGCGATGACGAATGGATATTTCAACGATCTCACGCGCACATTTTTTGTCGGCACGCCGGACGCGAAAGCGAAAAGCATTTTCGACGCGGTGCAAGAAGCGGTCAACACGGTCATCGCCGCGGTCAAGCCGGGCGTGCGTTGCGCGGATCTCGATGCGATCGCCCGCCGGGTGATTGATCGCGCCGGCTTTGGCGAGTACTTTAATCACCAACTCGGTCACGGGGTTGGTTTGCAGTTCCACGAACCACCGACATTGCATCCTGCCAGCACGGACGTTTTGGAAGAGGGTATGGTCTTTGCGATTGAACCCGCGATCTACATTCCGGGGTTTGGCGGCGTCCGCCTCGAAGATAATTTGGCGGTCACGAAAACCGGTTGTGAGAATTTGTGTCCGTTCCCGCAACGTGTGGACTAA